A segment of the Gossypium hirsutum isolate 1008001.06 chromosome D10, Gossypium_hirsutum_v2.1, whole genome shotgun sequence genome:
cactaaaaacattaaaataaatatttctcaacaaattaaaaatacattaagtAAAGTCTTACTACAATTCTAATATTTAATATGTCAAAAAACTTCACTAAAATAATTCGATATTCAATTAAGCTTTCAACTGAAAATAGCATTCAActcttaattgaaaaaaaaatcaattaagccatcaaaaaattaattttcatgtaATTCTTTACCACAATTTAAGTTAATCACTTAGTTCATTAAGATTATGTTATGTGGCGAAATTAAGTAAATTCATAAAAAGATTtataattttcacaaaattaaaaagattagaattttaaaattctaaagaaATTGTCTAAAAAAATGGTAACACCTTTGGtccaattaaaaatatataataaatatttaagaaaacatatattttattaaattgtacaaattttttatatagattCAAATTgttgtaatttaataatttactaaaactaaaagaaaatttaataattgaaaatagcaactttaactcAAATTAGTTGAAAATATCCAAAGCTTAATATAAATATGCAACATAAACAGatccattattttatttatatatatatatattacatgtcATTCAAATAAAGGGAGACATGAATCTCCACACAAATTATAACAAAAAACCTTCTCTAAAATTATAATTCGATATTCAATTGAGCTTTCACATCATCCGTCCCTCCAACACCACCAGGTAAAAAGATGTCGGCAGTTTCCTTATTGCAAGTTTTACTCCCCACCCAATTGGGGCAGTCAATAGCTATGTTTCTGTAACAGAAACGAATCTCCAGCAGCTGACTTTTACTGTTACATACAATTTGAGGCACTTTATAGTTTTTGTCCCGCAGATTTTTCAGAATGTCGCCCACTTTGCTACGAGGTTTAAATCCCAAATCTGGTTGGAGGCCCAAAAACCAAACCTCTAATCACTAATCTCCTTTCATTTGagagtaaattatcaaaataattatttttgttcgactcaggttatattttagtcacttatgttatcgtgttgtaacattttagtcaacgataattttaggttaaattattggtccctattttttcattttgaacaatttaatttttttcttttatgttcttttaactttctttttttttcattctcttttgcttcctcctctatttttttcctttcttcatttcttttaacgtagtttttctatattttccatttgttaaaactagtccacaagcttatctcactcgaaaaaattaaatagttcaaaaataataataaaaaatagagactagttttaacaaataaacacaaaaaaaactacgttaaaagaaatagagaatggAGAAAAATTGAGGGAGAAACAGAAGATAatgtaaactaaagaaaaaaaaagagaagttaGAAAAACAtaagagaaaaaattaaattgctcgaAACGAAAAAATATGAAGATCGAttatataaattaacctaaatttttatttgaaatgattatttatcATGCCACGTCAGCTTAACGTGACACCGTTAATAGCAATTAACGactaagtgactaaaatgttacaacgcgattacgtaaatgactaaaacgtaacatttcaaacataaataactaaaaagtaacttaaagtaaacaaaagtgattattttgatagtttaccttAACGAAATTGAAACATTGTATACGGTAAGTAATTACCTTGTTTTAGATTCTTGAAATTTGGTAGGAGAGTTAAGGAATTCCTGAAATACTCAGAAGGCTTGTTGGCGTCATCCGAACACATTCCATGTTTTCTCCATTCGTATTTCCAAAATTCCAAATTATCCTCTTCTTTTCTTATTTGCCTTGCATAAAGATTTGGCCAATCCTTCATTAAGTCTTTTTTCAATGGGCTCTTCTCCAATATTCCCTACgagtttaattatgaattaaaaaaaaaaggggtcaAATACGAAAACATGCAtgtttataaattcatttaagtgaatgtttaaccaaaaaaaataaaaaaatcaaacaatgtATAAAAGTATTTCAAAATTGGATTATAATTAGACCTCATTATGGGTCAGGTTGATGTCAAATTTTAGGTCCAGACCTAGTccaacttaaaaataaatttaatattttgtccaaGTCCGATCCAGATAGAAAATGTTAAACTTGACCCCGACCCGGACGgccaatattaatttttttatattatttgttttatataaaaataaatttaaaaatatataatacataaaatacactaaaaacattaaaataaatatttttcaacaaattaaaaatacattaaataaagTCTTTATActaaaataacattaagatagttgcaacttaacaagcaaatgtctccaaaataatagcaaaattaacaataaaacaaaagttatataatatccaaacaataacaagaTAATAGTATCAAAACACAataaaatgatagcaaaacaatAGCAAGAGAAAAGATTTTTAGGCAAATTCTGGTCAGGCCAAACTCGAGTAAAAAATCTTAATTGAGATCTGCTTTGTTTAAAAAtgggttttaatttttatccaaacccattttttgagCTTATATATTTGCTCAAATCCTCAGGTCTATTTATAAtacaacaaaaatataaaatgcacGAATTGTCAATCTAAGCTCCAAGTGTTGGTTTATGAGTTTGAGTGAATTGCCTACTTGTGCATAATATAGTAATATACTATTATCGAGGGTGCAGGGACGAATCCAAAATTCTTTATAGGgcgaaataaaattataaatttgtaagagttgaaaatacaattttattatgtattaatttattagagaaattatttttttattataaattttaaacattttgaaggGCCTGCATaacaatttttactatttttgggaCCCCTACTTCCCCCTTAAATTCCTCCTCGAGTTGCAAAAAGTTATATCTCTGTATCCGACACTCGTGTGtaaaaaatcaagaaatcgaaagCAAAATGGGTTGCTTACCACAACATCATTTGCTGAAGTAGGTTTGGTGTTGGTGCATCTAAGATCATCACAGTACGGAGGCACCGGTGTATCCTTATTATATTGTGGCCAATAACCATGGATGGTAAACCTCGCTTCGTGTCTCACTTCACACTTCTTTCCCGGAGGAGGCTGCATGCAAGCAGATGGTGGCCATTGCAGACTGTATTTGTAGAAATCCAAGGGTTTCACATCCTCGTCTGAAACTACCAAGCTTACTCCGGCTAACACTACAACTACCACCAATATTTGCCTCTTTTGCATTTTCTCCTACTTTTGCTAATGACTTCTCAAGTTTTTTCTTCTTGTATTAGTTTCGTATTCATGCAAGGGTTTTTATAGGAAATTTGGAGTTTTTGTCTTGTAATgctacttttctttttctttttcttttttaaaataaccGAATTAATTGAGGAGCTAGAGCcaaatatgtttattttcttcGCAAGTTGAAAAAgacacccaattttttttttacaaaaaaaaaatcttactacAATACTAATATTTAATATGTCAAATAACTTCactaaaataatttgatattCAATTCAGCTTTCAACCGAAAATACCATTCAGctcttaattgaaaaaaaatcaatttccacACCATTTAAGTTTGTCACTTAGTTCATTAAGATTATGTTATGTGACGAAATTAagtaaattctttttaaaatatttaaaaaattcataaaaagatttataatttttacaaaattaaaaagattagaattttaaaattacaaagaaaTTGTCTAAAAAAATTGGTAACACCTTCATTTATTGgtccaattaaaaataataaatatttaataaaacatatattttattaaattgtacaattttttttatatagattcaaattgttatattttaataatttactaaaactaaaagaaaagttaatattttaagcaccgctaaagaacacggtctttagcggtgttttttccAAGCGCCTCTAAAGAACATGGTCCTTAGCGGCGTTtctttctaagcgccgctaaagaacattatCTTTAGCTGCGTTTTTtactaagcgccgctaaagaacatgttctttagcggcgcttttatacaAAAGCAccactatttttgggatttttttatattaaaattttcatttttcagccctcctgtagcaacaaatcaaaagcaaccaaatctaaaccagccaaaagcaataaatttatataatatttcaaattaaacaaataaaataatattaatatcaataaataaaagtgaattcatattacTTTTGCagaaatgttaaatgttaaaatgataaaaatatttatgcaatacactatgacggcggaagttgcgactgaaacatcttcatcatagtcTGAAGCTACTGCTGGAGTttgtcgtactttttgctctgctctgcttctcccgctgcagcctctgcttccctcgctgcagccgctgcttccctcgctgccgtctctgctttaagttgtagctggagttcttcatatttcctttgaacttcaactgtggtcgcttgcatctgagccatctggtcttttaacctctgaacttcagcttgagcttgactccccgaagccatgtattgctacgagctggatccaaaatattgggttaggctaacaaaagatccttgaaatcgaacccgaccatacctttcaggacccaaaacttcagtaataatccggttatcaatgtcttcaagatgaacagaactatcactagaagcaatcgcttcgtactctgcctttttatcctttagtttttcctaataaataaatcacatagttaggaacacaatatatattaaaaaaacatatgcaacataacaatagtcgcattacaagcaatgaattaaaccattagaaaataaacactataaataattaaaacaagtcaaatcgtattaagtaaacgtaccattatttcaccagcttcaggagtcgtgggagatccatctttcttcctatgtgtaattttaaaaagttgaaggcgtccaactttttgaccggacgacagttcctacaatatagtagtacaaatattatttaatggaaatttatacatatttgacaatattaaaaaattaaaaatacctccgtcTCAGCTatacatgcaaaacttctcgacccggctgtgtgagtaaatttttgtttctgcctgctgtTTTTTCCAAtttgttcacgatcctacgttatgaaatttttagtacgtaaatagtaaatactataaaccaaaataattacaatagtttggaagtacgtcatacctcgcctttcttcaaatgccaaaatctaaccgcatcttcccattggtacctcaacatacccagcgggacattttgcaatttctcatcgagggttgtttttgtcttataataatttttcttcaaagtacttttattgtctctccatctttttcccaatgccttctttacataagcatccgagacttctaaagcaaacctcgcctacaaaaaacacaagttaataaagtaaatataaatgaaactatttcccaagcattacagatgacattaagtAGCgcgttaccttaatattatcgagggcttggtttttgttgctatcaggcatttgatgccatgactcgtagttgataggcaacatttTCGCATTttgtgctaaaatgcccatgtatcctgctaaaagtcgagcttctgatccaacaagCTGGccaaaactgtttcgtccaactttgacacgctcgactggatctaactcgtataactctctaagtagcgtacgttctcgacctctgcgcgtcccaccattttcagctacaaatggtatattataatataagaatttgaaaaataaatcaattataagtcaacacgcatgtaaattaaatgtaaaattactttgaacttctgtaggatcctcaggtgtaatcggaacattcgaagatccaattgctgtctgttgtttagtactatttgtttctgtcgagtttggatcattttgaacaatgcttccccttagaatttttcttctaggcattttatctgcaatacacataaaatagttgaaaacttaacaactaattacaacaacaacagcacatataaaatagttgaaatatataataagaccaagatttaaattatgatattacatataattaaacaatcgtaaaatcttactacatcattatttgTAAATATCTTCATCTGTATCCTGatgaacccattgaaattgtgcactagtactagggatattatcgtttaagttttgttctggaaagggcaaagtttctAATCTGttgtcgatgttatctctacttccactgcccatgtcaaacaagtctctagggatgtt
Coding sequences within it:
- the LOC107915993 gene encoding intracellular ribonuclease LX, with the translated sequence MQKRQILVVVVVLAGVSLVVSDEDVKPLDFYKYSLQWPPSACMQPPPGKKCEVRHEARFTIHGYWPQYNKDTPVPPYCDDLRCTNTKPTSANDVVGILEKSPLKKDLMKDWPNLYARQIRKEEDNLEFWKYEWRKHGMCSDDANKPSEYFRNSLTLLPNFKNLKQDLGFKPRSKVGDILKNLRDKNYKVPQIVCNSKSQLLEIRFCYRNIAIDCPNWVGSKTCNKETADIFLPGGVGGTDDVKAQLNIEL